The Brassica napus cultivar Da-Ae chromosome C1, Da-Ae, whole genome shotgun sequence DNA segment GTTTAATTGATAGTATCAAATCCATGCAAGTTCTCATCTGATTCCTCCGACACCTTGTGTTCCACGTACTTCTTTCCTTTTCTGTTCAGTTATTTCccttatttttattcatttcatTTCAATCTGATGGATCAATCAGCATCCACAAAATATTTCACCTTTGGATTTGTGATCATTCCAATCTAATTATTGCAAATTTTGCGTGGTAGAACTTGATATATCGTGTATATAGAACTTGATAGCCAAAAAAGGAAAATCTAAAAGGTTGGTTGAAAATGACTCTTTGGCAGTCTCTACACTATTTTGTCACCTAACCGACTTTTATTTGATTACAATCAGTTTATTGCttacaaattttatttgtttgtaatgGTTGGAACATATGTTATAGACATGAAGTCAAAACATCAACCCCAACATGATCATCTTATATGTATGATGATTGATGAATTACCAAAACTTATGTGACATTAGGGTACGTATGCCCGTAtatcaatagttttttttttgagtaatCAAGAATTAgcataatatgtttttttttctgactgAAGGCATtaatatgtttttcttcttctgcttattcaaacaaatacaaatacgatgtatatgtatatgtatatatatttgaaatattttttttgaaaagatatatatatttgaaattaatagATCAACTGGTCAGtgttagaaaaaaaagagtacaaTACTTAGGTTCTTTAGATATGCTTTCAACTctcaaaacaatttaaaaaaagatttgtatTGTCTTAAGGAACTTACAGAAATAAGGACAAAAGAaagatctaaggaagaagatcTTTCAATCGACAATAAGAAAATAGATTAAGAATTTGGCTTCAACTGAAACATTAAACAGGGGAGGCATTGtgtcttcttatttttttttaaacactgatTGATTATATTGATTCAGAAGATTACATCAAGAACTTATACATAAGAACACAACCATAAGTCCGGCGGAATAAACATATATCCCCGGAAACATTAGCCCACAAGAGGGAGACAAGATGAAACAAGAACATAAACtgagaaacaaacaaaacacaatCAAACTTCTAGAACATCAAGGGACAATCAACTAAATCCAGAACACATTAAGAACTATTTAGCATGTAAACTTTAAAAGAGAATCTTGGGAATAGACAAACCGATGGAGACAAAGCTTGATCAAACCACCGAGATACGCAACCTCCTATAGAGAATAGCCCAAACAGGATAAAGAACAAAGCTTCAAGACCCAGGAGACAACTGGACAATCTATTTACATAGTCTTCAAACCGGATAAGGCGATGTCGATGAGGAGACGACTTTAAACACCAACTTGAAGCTTGACGAAAGAAGATCTCGATCAGATCAAATGGTAAATGACAAGGAGCAGTTGCAATCGACTCCGGATTCTGTCGCATGCAAAGGGCAAGGAGACAGAAGATCGAAACCAGAGAAGACCCAAGAAATCTCAAGACATACATGCAACAACAAAAGGCTAAAGATACTGGATAGAGAATCAGATCCGCACAGATAGATCTAAGATCTAACCGAAGACGCCTAGAAGAAGATTGTACCGATCAAAAATTTCTCTCCGTCacggaaaacaaaagaaaattcgaCTCCGGCTCTAAGAGAGCAGCCGGAGCCGGTGATCGGAAAGAAACCAACAACAGATCAGGCATTGTGTCTTCTTAAAACTACATGAAAAACGTTAAAAATGACACTATTAGTGAAAATGGaagagaggaaaaaaataaagacgTCGAAGTAAGAGATAGTGTGTGTAGGGACAAAGGACCAGGAGACAGCGAGAGAATTGATCAGGTggaaatgaaatatatataatgaaagGAACAACAGTCAACACATATGGCTGTCCTGAATTGGCGCTTCTGTTGTGGTTATAACTCGTCGTAGACATGATCCCTTACACTCTTCCCTACCCCACACCCAATTCATCATCATCGTTGCCCCTCTTTTCCACAATAATAATTCTCTAGACTCTTTAACTCTAAATTGTATTGACGTTTAACCCAAATTGtgacatatttgattttttttttatttacgtgTTAATGGCTATGATCCTATCTATTATAATCTTATTTGATCGgatttgttgttaaaaattattcaacATCTTCGGAGTTTTTGAAAGAGTCTTTCAATTTACACTACAGTTATTTTAGGTTTGATAcactaagaaaaaaaagagttaacctaatttaatagtattagatttttgaagtttacattaGGTTAAAGGTTCTTAAGGTCTCTATTCCCTTCATTATTCATAAAACTATTAGTTACAATCCCTAGACATATATAGAGTTCAACATCAGTTTTCATTATTACTAGTAGTTAGGAACTTTTAGGATAACCAATCAAGCACACACATAGCATTTGTTTCTCTCTGCCCTCTTGTTCGCCAGTGTATTTTGGCAATTGATTGTTTCTATTTTACGTATAGGATAGTCAACAAAGGCCAGCCGTCGCATGTGGAAATCTGTCCCAACTGATCACgcagatttaattatataagacACCTTTGATTGTATTTAGGTTGCGTGTGTCAAATTACAACGTGTTTTAGACCTCacattttatatactaaacacAAATGCAAAATATTTACATTTGAAACATGCTTGAATTTTGTGATTTATTAAGCTGGGATCTCTGTCTAAACTAAATTGAGATACTTATGCTTTGGCAGCTTAATAATGTCAGTATTTTTTACACCTTCTACAGTAACATGTCTAAAAGACTAGATCTTAAAAAACACATTTAATATTCttaaaaaacacatttaaagaATAATGCAAAAGAGGCTAATTGGTTTTGTAACGTATGATATGTGATGTAGTTATCAGGAGGAGGCTTCGGTGAtagaattaaaaattgtttttgtttgtccTGAATATTTTTGTTCATATTTGAAACTACAAAAGGGACAGCACGTAGCGACAAAATGCATAAAACAAATACTAtcataattgatatatttattttccccCGATTTcgaattcaaaaattataaaatggaCAGCTCCTAACGACAAAATGcataaaagaatatttgaaactaagattttttttttcttatatatatcctAATATGtgaatatttaaaacataaagatAATTGAAAGTCAATTGAAAAAATTCTCCATATTGTTCTCAAAATAAAAATCCCATATTCCTCCTACAAGTTATTTTTCATTCCAATTGTAAAACGGAATTGTGAAGaaataatacttttaaatttttaatatatatatatatatatagaaagctTTTTCCTCAATCAAATTTCCTACAAACTCAGTTTCCTGTCCAAAACTTGTGAAGGATTAGCTGCTAAGATTAATACCTCAAAAAACAATGGaagaaattaaaaagatatataaatatatatacatccaGATATTAAACAaaggctgacaaaaaaaaaagttaaactaaGAGATATAAAAATGTCTGTGCTAACTCCACAATAGTACAACTaaagaaattcacaaaagagTTGCTCATATCCCTCAAACCCTGTAGGGACCCATGTCTGCAAAAATAGACATGACTCTCCCATGTGGCATTTACCTTCTAACAACAACTCAGCAAAGTCTTTCCTCATATCCCCTAAACACTGTAGGATCCATTGTCTGCAAATAAATATATGACTCTCCCATGTGGCACTTACCTTCTAACAACAACTCAGCAACGTCTTTAGCACCACAAGCTGACATATACCCAATAAACTCTAAGCCacaaatttgattttggatCACTTATGACGAGAGAAGTTTTTTCTACCACCACCATGTTCTAACTAGAGTATATAGCATTTTCTTCGGTCGTTGAACCAATTACAACTCTTTTTGCAGTTTTCATGTCACATTTGATGTGAGTCTCCCCTGGTAACTGTCAGTATCACAATTTGTACTCCAGTTTCTCCTTGCCTAGGAAAAAATGAAGTGAATGTGTTTATTCTTCCAGATTTAGAGAGACTAAAAGAAGTCACTTCAAGGTGTCTCCTGTTTGTAATTGCCTAGAATCGGTGGATATACTCTCATGTTCTGTGACTGAAAATGACCATAGgagaaattatttattttacatcttATTTATATAGGAGACAATGCCTGTCCATGTCACAATACTGGAAGAATATTTTGATCCTTTCTACTTGTATTCTCCCActgattttttcttctatacAACGAAAACATGATTAATTTGTGGAAAGTTTGGTTTTGATGATATGACTCCATAAGGAAGAAGAGATATGCACAACCTCTCTTTTAAGATACTAAGTCAAAACATTATATTCATGTATCCAAGTTTGACATTCTTAAAGCGTTATCTACAATCTACATCATTGTCTAAAGTAATTGTACTGAAGATTCTTCAGAGACTAAActtcattatatcatatagagCAATTGATGCATATGTCCAGAGACAATACCAACAAAGAAGCATAAACTATTAACAAATGAGTAGCCAAACGGATCAACTTTTACTTGCTTATTCAAAGCCATGATTGTACAGAGTTACCAGAATGTCATACATAAGAATCCCATAGGGCCATTAGCAAATTAAGTACGGCTACTACGTCGAATGATCCTTTCTTTTGCCAAGAGATAAGAGATGCAGAATCAGATGTTTGAAGCATTCAAAGCCATGACTTTGCATTGTTCATTCAAGGCTTGAAGCTGCGCTTCTTTCTTGTCAAGAAGAGCGGTTAGCTTCACGTTCTCCTCCATCAGCTTTTGAACCTCTACCTCTTTCTGCGCCTTCTCACCTTCCAGCTGTGCAGACTTGGCAACCAGCCTGCTTTCACAATAAGAAAACACATTCCCTCCGTTTCAAATTACCCTCCGTTTCAAATTAAGCGTCGTTGTAGcataaaatttttgttacaaaattagtgtcattttatgaatttaattcaactttttctattaatttatctttttgctCCTAATTAAACTAAGATAAACAATAAATGTTATGCAATTATAATAGCCAAACAAGAGCAAATTTGAACATTTAactagtttcttaatttttccGTTTTTTAAGCTATCCTAGACATTTCTTTACACAATTTGTAATTGAACAATCACAAACCTTGTCTCATCATTTACACAAAAGAGCTTAGAGTTGCATAACAAAAAGAGAGATTTAGACTCACCGTGCTTCGATAGTTTGGAACTGCCTCTCCGACGAAAGAAGTGTTTCCACAACATTGGTGGAAGTATTAACATAATTTGTAAGCGACTCAAACTCTGTCTTCACACGGCGGAGCTCCTCTTCATTCTCAACAGCTTTCTCTCTATCCTTCCTACTATCTTCAACCAGTTTCTTGATTATCTCCACTGTTTCATCGAGAACATCTTTATTCTCATGTACAATCTGTTTCATCTCTTCTAACCTCAATGACAAATTCTCGATTTGGACCGTCTTCCTTCTAATCTCTTCCTCACTGATGATCACCCTCTCCTTCTGAAACGACGCTTCGGATTCCGCCGCTGCGGCCCTCCTCAGAAGAGACTCCAGGACATCAGCAACCATCTGTATGGACTGGAGCATAGCTCCATCCTCTGTAACAACCAAGGAGTCTTGGTTCTTGCTAGTTCCAGTAAAAGTCAGAAGACTGATGATGTCCTTGACCACTTCAGAAACTGAACCATCATCTTCTAGTTCTAGCTGCTCAGCACCAGGAACGGCCAAGATCCTAGCTTTTGACCTCAGAATGTGCAAGCTTTCTGCAGCTGATTTGACCCTATCCAGTAGAACACCTAACTCCTCAGCTTGTGAATTATAATCTATATGCAGTTGACCAAATTTTAACTCAAGGTCTTCTCTTGGTGATGAATCATGTGCAGCAGCCATAACTCTTTGTCCAAAActcaaaatgaataaaaaagaaaagcttgagaatccaaactaaaaacaacattatcTAGTAGGTTGGTTGGTtgacatagaaaaaaaaaagaatatcaaaTGGTGCTCATAATAATGTGTTAAGTAAGTAAGCCTCCTATTGACTAAGCAATGACAATGATTGATATGAAGATCAAGACATAagcaattaaaaaatatataaaaagtagCTTCAGAAGATAAGTCATCTAATATCTAAGAGCAACAACACTAATCATACAGAACCCTTTCCACTGATTTTGAAACAATTTGGACAGTCTCAGAAACAACCAACTGAACACGAGCATCAACAAACTATGGTGAATTAGACACCATGATCAGTGGTATTGATTTGAAAACAAGCACGAGCCATATTTAACACACTAGAGTCGAAACATGAAACAGACAAACGAAGAAGATAAGCTAAATTCACCAAGAGAAACCGTGACTGTAGTTGAGATCGAATGGTCGTGAGCACGAATCTAGAACGAAAATGAACAAACTTATGGCACAAAATAAGGATCCGTACGATTACCAGAAGATTAGGTTTGATTCGAGTCTGTCGCCGATTGGCAGAGATAATTACAGAGATTAAGGGAGATGAACCAGTTTAAGACCAAACATGTCTGAAAGAGTTTGCGTTCGAGAAATTggaataataataatcagatTTAGACCCCAATTATAATTAATGGTGTCGGGCTGTTATCAGATTTTAACTAATGGGCTTTGAAGCCCACAAGGATCATAAGTGCCGTCGGCGTGTCATAACAGACTGTAGATAAATACCGAAACTACCCCTAGTGGGTTTTATAGTCCGCCCCAAAAAGAAAGTAAACGAACCTACGAATATCACTCGGTCCGTACAAACCGAAACTGTTTTTTTGTGCGATTCTTCGTGTGTGATAAAAAGATAATGGAGCCACTCGACGACGACCTTTTCCTCGGCAAGTATCAGCCATCGGATCTCAAGATCGCTTCGGAGTTTCTAACCACTTGGCTGCCTTTCTTATCTAGAGATCTCTGCTCAGACTGCGTCCATGTTCTCTCCCGTCGAATCCGTTCTCTACATCCAGGTTTCAGTGATTCTTATTCTTATCCGTTCTGTTCAAACGGAAACATCATACTAGCCACGAACGTTGTGCTTGCTTGTTTCTGATTGGCTGTGTTCTGGAAATTTTCCAAATTTATTGCACTCTTGAATACAATATGATCAGTTAGTATAGAGatggttgtgtttttttttcctgttatgtctaatattgttttttctttattacaGAGAATTCTTGTAATAACAACTCAGAGACTGTTTCTAGAGATGACAAACCGATTACTCATCTGGTGGTGGAAGACATGGATTCTGAAGAAACCGATCGTAACGTAGAGGATGACCGTGACGGCAAGTTCAATGCTTCTGTAACGACGAGTCCTAAAATGTCATGGGCTGATATGACACAAGAGGATGGgcttaatgaagaagaagaggaagaagagcagAAGGTGAGTGAAGACTGGACGAAGACTCCTCAGAAGCGTAAGTTGTCTAGGGATGAAAGAGAGCAGTATCGGTTCATTAACGTGAAGAGGATGAAAGTGTTTAGCTGTTACGAGAAAGTTAAAGGGAGACGCGTTGATATCCTCGATGGACTTGAATTGCATACCGGTGTTTTCAGCGCTGCTGAGCAGAAAAGGATCGTTGATTATGTCTATGAGCTACAAGAGAAGGGTCGCAAAGGAGAGCTCCAaggttagttagttagtttctAAGCATATAATGCCAATCATTGAAACTCTTAACGTGTACTAATATCTTGTTTTATTCGTGTATCTATAGAACGTACTTTCACTGCTCCGCATAAGTGGATGAGAGGCAAAGGAAGAGTTACTATTCAATTCGGATGTTGTTACAACTACGCAACAGTAAGTgacatctttctttcttttttcttacagTTTCATCAACTTTGGTTAGGCTGGCCATAAGGTTGAGGGAGGCATagactatttattaaaaatttactcTTTTTTCTCTTAAAACAGATTTAGTGGCCTAAATCATTTTTGGAGAGGTTTAGTGGCctaaatcatttttcaaaaaaaaattaggggcCTAAGGTCAATATTTCATTGGATTTTGCCCATGACCGGTCTCTATCTAATCAATGTGGTAAGAGTTTttactttctgttttttttttcttctacagGACAAAGCGGGAAACCCACCAGGGATCCTTCAACACGGAGCTGTTGATCCAATACCATTACTTTTCAAAGTAATAATCAGAAGATTGGTCGGGTGGCATGTGCTTCCTCCAACGTGTGTACCTGATAGTTGTATCGTCAATATATATGACGAAGGTGATTGCATACCTCCTCATATCGATAACCACGATTTTCTACGACCTTTCTGCACAGTCTCATTCCTCAGTGAGTGCGATATACTCTTTGGAGCTAATCTCAAAATCGATGGACCTGGTGAATTCTCTGGTTCTTACTCGTTGCCGCTTCCTGTCGGGTAAGAAAGCTCTATGCATTGGTTTGCCACACTCTCTTCGATAATTTTCTACTAAAATTTCTATGGCTTacgctttttttttctttcacagaTCAGTTCTTGTGTTGAAGGGTAATGGTGCAGATGTAGCTAAGCATTGTGTACCTGCGGTTCCTCAGAAGAGGTAACTATTTGGACACCTAAATGAACTTTTGGTAACGTTTATGTTCGGTGTGCACTTTCTCATTCTGTTTTTGTGTGTTGCCTGGTTGTGCTTTTAGGATATCGATCACGTTTAGGAAAATGGACGAGTCCAAAAGACCAGTTGGGTTCACTCCTGATCCCGATTTGCAAGGGATCAAGCCGTTGCCGTACGAACAGACCACGCAGAGCACTCCTCCTGCTGTTGCAGCCATTAGCGCTTCAAGATGGAACAATGACCAAAACGGTGGTAACTACAACAGTCGAGCAGGTGGTCAATGCAAGCATCGTGAGTCGAGTTGAGGTTATCATCGTTCCGAGAGTCGAGAGTGGTCATCATCAAGTAGAAGAAGTGGAAGTTCACGACGCTCTCCTAACACAGCTTATAGACCCAAGGTTCATAGTAATAATACTAGCTCCGACAATGTTTGAGTATAGAATTTGCTTTctgtttgttatatttttatgtttgtaatacgaacttaattatttattttaccaaataaTAGAATAAAGGATAACT contains these protein-coding regions:
- the LOC106446707 gene encoding oral-facial-digital syndrome 1 protein-like, producing the protein MAAAHDSSPREDLELKFGQLHIDYNSQAEELGVLLDRVKSAAESLHILRSKARILAVPGAEQLELEDDGSVSEVVKDIISLLTFTGTSKNQDSLVVTEDGAMLQSIQMVADVLESLLRRAAAAESEASFQKERVIISEEEIRRKTVQIENLSLRLEEMKQIVHENKDVLDETVEIIKKLVEDSRKDREKAVENEEELRRVKTEFESLTNYVNTSTNVVETLLSSERQFQTIEARLVAKSAQLEGEKAQKEVEVQKLMEENVKLTALLDKKEAQLQALNEQCKVMALNASNI
- the LOC106348879 gene encoding RNA demethylase ALKBH9B-like, whose amino-acid sequence is MEPLDDDLFLGKYQPSDLKIASEFLTTWLPFLSRDLCSDCVHVLSRRIRSLHPENSCNNNSETVSRDDKPITHLVVEDMDSEETDRNVEDDRDGKFNASVTTSPKMSWADMTQEDGLNEEEEEEEQKVSEDWTKTPQKRKLSRDEREQYRFINVKRMKVFSCYEKVKGRRVDILDGLELHTGVFSAAEQKRIVDYVYELQEKGRKGELQERTFTAPHKWMRGKGRVTIQFGCCYNYATDKAGNPPGILQHGAVDPIPLLFKVIIRRLVGWHVLPPTCVPDSCIVNIYDEGDCIPPHIDNHDFLRPFCTVSFLSECDILFGANLKIDGPGEFSGSYSLPLPVGSVLVLKGNGADVAKHCVPAVPQKRISITFRKMDESKRPVGFTPDPDLQGIKPLPYEQTTQSTPPAVAAISASRWNNDQNGGNYNSRAGGQCKHRESS